In Phreatobacter cathodiphilus, the genomic window AGCCAGGGACGCGCCGTCGACACCGTCTTCTCGAAGCTGTCGATCGACTTCTCCTTGACCATGGTCAGGCCGATGTCGTCGAGGCCGTTGAGCAGGCAGTGCTTGCGGAACGGGTCGATGTCGAAGGTGATCGTGCCGCCGTCGGGGCCGCGGATTTCCTGCGCCTCGAGATCGACGGTGAGCGTCGCGTTGGAGCCGCGATCGGCGTCCTCGAACAGCTTTTCGAGGTCCTCCGGCGAGACCTTGATCGGCAGCACGCCGTTCTTGAAGCAGTTGTTGTAGAAGATGTCGGCGAAGCTGGTGGAGATCACGCAGCGGATGCCGAAATCGAGCAGCGCCCAGGGGGCGTGCTCGCGCGACGAGCCGCAGCCGAAATTGTCGCCGGCGACGAGGATCTGGGCGTTGCGGTAGGCCGGCTTGTTGAGCACGAAATCCGGGTTCTCCGACCCGTCGTCTTTGTAGCGCGCCTCGGAGAACAGCCCCTTGCCGAGGCCGGTGCGCTTGATGGTCTTCAGGTACTGCTTGGGGATGATCATGTCGGTGTCGACGTTGATCGTGCGCATGGGCGCGGCGACCCCGGTCAGGACGGTGAACTTCTGCATGGGTTTCCCCCTCACGGCTCGTTGGCCGGGATGTATCAGAGGGGTGACACTCCCGGCAAGGCGGCCGAGCGGGCCGCGGGCTTGCGGAAGCCGCGTCAGAACCTCGTCCCCGTCAGGTCCTCCGACACGGTCCAGAGCCGGGCGGCAGCCTCCTCGTCCAGCGCCGGCGGCGGAAGGGTCGCCGCGGTCGGATGGCCTCTGGTTTCGTTCAGCCGGTCCGGGCCGTAATAGCCGCCGCCGGTCGCCGCGGGCGACGTGGCGGCATAGAGGGTCGGCAGGGCGCCCTGCGCGGCCGGCTGGAACAGGAACCAGAGCAGGCTGCGCGCGAGGCCCATGGGGCTGTGCCGCCCCGGTGCGTTGTGCAGGAGGTCCGTGCGGGCGACGCCGGGATGGGCGGCGATGCCGGCGATACCCCATCCGCCCGCCCGGCTGCGCCGCTCGAACTCGAGGGCGAACATCAGGCAGGCGAGCTTGGACTGGCCGTAGGCCTGCATCGGGCGATAGGAGCGCTCGGCGTTGAGGTCGTCGAAGGCGATCGCGCCCTGTCGCGCCGCGATGCTCGACAGGGACACCACGCGCGCCTCGCGGCCGCGCCTGAGCAGCGGCATCAGCCCGGCCGTCAGGGCGAAATGGCCGAGATGGTTCGTGGCGAGCTGAAGTTCGAAACCGTCGACCGTCACCTGCCGCTGCGGCGGCACCATGACGCCGGCATTGTTGACGAGGAGATCGAGCCGCTCCTCCCGGCCGACGAAGCGCCGGGCGAAATCGGCGACGGAGGCAAGGCTCGCGAGATCGACCCGCTCGAACCGAATCGCCGCGGAGGGCAGCGCGCTCCGTATCGCCGCGACGGCCTCGGCGCCCTTCGCTCCGTTCCGGCCGGCGATCACCACGTCGGCACCGGCTCTGGAGAGAGCGAGAGCCGTCTCGAAGCCGAGCCCGCCCGTGCCCGTCACCAGCGCCTTGCGGCCGTGCTGGGCGGGCATGTCCGCCGTGGTCCACCTTGCCATCCCGTCATCCTTCCGTAAAACTGCACTTGGTGCAAAAATATATGCACCAAGTGCAATCTTGCATCAAGGGCAAATTTCAATGGGCGATGGGGACGGCGCGCCCGGCCTTCGGGAGCGCAAGCGTCGCGAGACCGCGAAGCGGATCGTCGAAACCGCCGTCGGTCTGTTCATCCGCCAGGGCTACGACGCGACGACGCTGGACGAGATCGCCGCGGCGGCCGGCATTTCGCGACGGACGGTGTTCAACTACTTCGCCTCCAAGGACGACATCCTGCTGTCGCTCGAGAGCGAGACGGGGGACCGGCTCGCTGCGCGGGTTCTCGCCGAGCCCGACGACAAGGACCCGCTGGAGGCGGTGCGCGACGCCATCGTCGCGGAACTGGCGCGCTACCCCGCCGGGGAGATGATCGCCATCGACCGTCTCATGCGGTCGAACCCGGCAGTGCAGGCGCGCAAGCTCGCGAGCTATGTCGCTCACGAGCGCACGCTGTTCGCCGTCATGCGCGAGAAATGGCCCGCGCCCGAGCGCGAGCCGTCGCTGCGCCTCGTCGCGATGATGGCGATCGGCGCCCTTCGTCTGTCTCTGGAGGCCTTCGGCCGCGAGGGCGGCGCCCGGCCCGTCGGCGACATCCTGCGCGAGACCTTCGCGGCGCTGGAACGGCGGGGCTGAGCATCGCCCGCCGGGCTTGCGGTGCCGGGCCCGCCGGCCGATATGGCGGATCGGGAGACGACCATGACCGTTCGCGACACCATCACCGAGAAGCTCACCGCCGCCTTCGCCCCCACGGCGCTGGAGGTGATCGACGAGAGCCACCACCACGAGGGCCACGGCGGCTGGCGCGAGGGCGGCGAGACCCATTTCCGCGTCAGGCTCGTCTCGGCGGCCTTCGCCGGCAAGTCGCGGGTGGAGCGCCACCGGATGGTCAACCAGACCCTCGACGCCGAGCTGAAGGGCCGCGTCCACGCCCTCGCCATGGAGACGAAGGCGCCGGGGGAATAGGCCGGCGCCGCGCCCTCAGGCCGGCATGCGGGTCTCGACGAGCTTGGCCCAGTAGCTCATGCCGATCGGGATGATCTCGTCGTTGAAGTCGTAAGCCGGATGGTGGACCGAGGCCGTGTCGCCCTGGCCGATCATGATGAAGGCGCCGGGGCGGGCCTGGAGCATGTAGGAGAAGTCCTCGCCGCCCATGATCTGCGGCGCGTCGTCGTTCACCGCCTTCTCGCCCACCACCGCCGCCGCGGCGGCCACCGCATGGGGCGTGTGGGCGGGATCGTTGACGGTGGCCGGCACAACGCGCTCGTGCTCCACCGTGGCGGTGGCGCCGAAGACGGCGGCGGTCCGCTCCGCCACCTCGCGGAGCCGCACCTCGATGAAGTCCCGCACCTCCGCGTCGTGGGTGCGCACCGTGCCGCGCAGCTCCGCCGTCTGCGGAATGACGTTGTTGGTGAAGCCGGCGTTGAAGGCGCAGATGGAGATCACCGCGCTCTTCAGGGGGTCGACGTTGCGGGCGACGATGGACTGCACCGCCGCGACGATGTGCGAGGCGACGAGGATCGTGTCGATGGACTGATGCGGGCGCGCCGCATGGCCGCCCTTGCCCTCGACATGGATGCGGAAATTGTCCACCGCCGCCAGCATCGGGCCCGGACGAATGGCGAACTGGCCGACGGGCAGGCCCGGCGCATTGTGCATGCCGTAGACCTCCTGGATGCCGAATCGCTCCATCATGCCGTCGAGGACCATGGCCTCGCCGCCCTTCTCGCCCTCCTCCGCCGGCTGGAAGATGACGGCGACGGTGCCGTCGAAATTGCGCGTCTCGGCGAGGTACTTCGCCGCGCCCAGCAGCATGGCGGTGTGGCCGTCGTGGCCGCAGGCGTGCATCTTCCCCGGCACCTTGGAGGCGTGGGGCAGGCCGGTGATCTCGGTCAGCGGCAGCGCGTCCATGTCGGCGCGCAGGCCCACCACGTTGGCCGACCTGTTCGTCCTGCCGCGGATGATGCCGACGACGCCGGTGCGGCCGATGCCCGGCACGACCTCGTCGCAGCCGAACTCGCGCAGCTTGTCGGCGACGATGCCGGCGGTGCGGTGCACCTCGAATTGCAGCTCCGGATGTTCGTGGATGTCGCGGCGCCAGGCGGTGACCTCCTCGTGGAGGGCGGAGATGCGGTTGACGATGGGCATGGACGGGCTCCGGACTGCAGGCGAGGCGGAAAGGCTAGCGCCTGGACAGGGTGGATGGGAGAGCGCCGGCGGATTGCTGGAATGCGCCCGCGCCGGCCGTTAGATCTTCATCGCCTCGCGGCTCGACGCGTCGAGGGCGCGCAGCAGCGGCAGCACCACGTCGATGGCCGGCGTGGCGACGCCGTTCTCCCGGCCGAAGGCCTGCAACTGGCCGACGATGGCCTCGACCTCCATGGGCCGGCCTGCTTCCGCGTCCTGCAGCATGGAGGGCCGGCCGCCGGGACGTCCGGGCTTCGCCGGCACGGAAGCCGCGGGGTCGACGGTGTGGGTCAGGTCCCAGCCGAGGGACTTCGCCACTTCGAGCAGCTCGCGGATCAGCGTGACGCCGAGATCGGCGATGGCCGGAACCTCGTGCCAGCGGCCGAGCGGCAGGCGGGTGAGCGCGCAGAGCGGGTTGGCGGCGATGTTGAGGACGAGCTTCTCCCACATGGCCTTGCGGATGTCGGTGGAGACCTCGCCGTTGAGCCCGGCCTTGCGGAAGACATCCGCCGCGGCGTCGGCGCGGGGCGAGGCGTCGCCGGTGGGCTCTCCGATGATCCAGCGGTTGCCGGCCGAATGGGTGATGAGGCCGGGCTCGGTCACCGCATTGGCGGAATAGACGACGCCACCGAGCACGCTCTCGGGCCCGAGCTCGCGCCACAGCTTGCCCTCGGGGTCGAGGAGGGGGAGCGAGCCGCCTTCCTCGTCGATGCCGTGGTTCCACCACCACGGCACGCCGTTGGTGAAGAACAGGGCGGCGGCGCCGGGCGCGAGAAGCGCCTTCAGCGGCGCCGCGATGGCCGGCAGGGAGTGCGCCTTCAGCGTCACCACCACCAGGTCCTGCGGCGGCAGTGTCGCGGGATCGTCGGTGGCGGCGAAGGGCTTGCCGCCCAGCGTCTGGCCCTCGCTGTGGAGCGTGATGCCCTTGTCGCGGATGGCGGCGAGATGGGCGCCGCGCGCCACGATGGAGACCTCGGAATCGCCCGCCGCGATCAGCCGGGCCGCGGCGTTGCCGCCCACCGCGCCGGCGCCGAAAATGCAGATCTTCATGGGGGAGGCTCCGGGGTCAGATCACGTTGAGTTCGAGGACCGGCGCGTTCCGCAGGATGCGGTCGAAGCCGAAGACGGAGAGGTCGAGGCTGCGCCAGCCGCCGTGGACGATGAGTTCTGCCAGGGCCCGGCCGGCAGCGGGGGCCTGCTGCAGGCCGTGGCCGGAGAAGCCGTTGACGAACATCAGGCCGGCGACGCCCGGATGGGGGCCGATGATGGCGTTATGGTCGAGGGTGTTGAAGTCGTAGTGCCCGGCCCAGGCGCGGATCTGGCGGAGCTGTTCCATCGCCGGGATGCGCGTCGCCCAGGCCGGCCAGACATGGGCTTCGAACTCGTCGTGGGCCGGCTCGAAATCGCCGTAGGCTGCCGGGTCGGGATCGCCCCCGCCGGGCCCCCAGCCGCCGATGACGAGGTCGCGCTCGGGCCGCATCCAGACGCCCGAGGGATCGACGATCAGCGGCATGTCGGGGAAGGTCTCCGGGCACTTCACCACGAAGACCGTGCGCTTCCGCGGTTCCACGGGAAGCGGCACGTCGATGCCCGCCGCGAGCCGCCCGGCCCAGGCGCCGGCCGCCAGCACCAGCGTGCCGCAGGAGCGCGTGGAGCCGTCCTGCATCACCGCGCCGGTGACGCGGTCGCCCTCGCGGGTGAGGGAGGCGACGTCGCCCTTCTCGTAAATCGCGCCGGCATCCCGCGCGGCCTTGCGGAACAGGTCGAGCAGCATGGCGGCGTCGAACCAGCCCTCGCCGGTGCGGCCGAAGGCGCCGAGGGCGATGTCCTCGGTGGAGAGCCAGGGAAAGCGCGCCTTCAACTCGGCCGGGCCGAGCAGCAGGATGTCGGAGCCCTCGGCGACCTGCGTCGTCCAGTTGGCCTCCAGCACGGCGCGCCCGCCCTCCGAGGCGAGGATGAGATAGCCGCCCTCGCGGAAGCCGATGTCGGCGTCGGCGCCGAAGCGCTCCCTCAGGCCGCGGATCACCTCGATGCCGAAGCGGCTCATGCGGATGTTCTCAGGCGTCGAGAACTGCTGGCGGATGGAGGCGGCCGAGAGCGTGGTGGAGGCCTGCGCATAGGTCGGGTCGCGCTCGATGACGCGCACCGTGCCGGCATAGCCGAGCTCTTTCTTGAGGAAATAGGCGGTGCAGGAACCCATGATTCCGCCGCCGACGATCAGCACATCAGCGTGTGTCACGCGTCTTGTCTCTTTCGGATTTATCGTCTCGTTCGGAAGGACGATGGCATGCATGCTGCGATGCAGCTAGCCTTGCCGCACATAGCCCACCTCCGGACCCGAACGCCATGCCGATCCGTCCCCGCCGCTCCGTCCTCTACATGCCCGGCTCCAACGCCCGCGCGCTCGAGAAGGCCCGCACGCTGCCCGCCGACGTCGTCATCCTCGACCTCGAGGACGCGGTGGCGCCCGACGCCAAGGAGATCGCCCGCGGCCAGGTGGCGCAAGCGGTGCGCGAGGGCGGCTTCGGGCCGCGCGAGGTGGTGGTGCGGCTCAACGGGCTCGACACCGCCTGGGGCGAAGGCGACCTGAAGGCGCTCGCCCCTTCCGGCGCCGACGTCATCCTCCTGCCCAAGGTGAGCCGGCCGGAGGATCTCCTCGCCGCCGGCAAGGCCATCGCGGCGGCCGGCGCGCCGGAGCGCACCGCCGTCTGGGCGATGATGGAGACGCCGCTCGCCATGCTGAACGCGGGCGCCATCGCCGCCGCCGCGGCCGACCGGACGACGCGGCTCTCCGGCTTCGTCATGGGCACCAACGACCTCGCCAAGGAGACCGGCGCGCGCATCGTGCCGGGACGGGCGCCGATGAACGCCTGGCTGATGACCTCGCTCGCCGCGGCGCGCGCCCACGGCCTCGCCATCCTCGACGGCGTCTGGAACGAGATCGCCGACGAGGCCGGCTTCGCGCGGGAATGCGCCGAGGCGCGCGACATGGGCTTCGACGGCAAGACGCTGATCCATCCGAGCCAGATCGCGCCCTGCAACGCCGCCTTCTCCCCCGCCGAGAAGGAGGTCGCCTGGGCGCGCACCATCATCGCCGCCTTCGACCAGCCGGAGAACGCCGCCAAGGGCGCGATCCAGGTGGAGGGCCGCATGGTGGAGCGCCTGCACGCGGAAATGGCGCGCAAGCTCGTCGCCATCGCCGACGCCATCGCGGCGCGCGAAACGGCGGCCTGATCTCCTCCCATCCGCTCGGTTGCCCTGCCGCCCCAATCCGTGAGACACGGGCGTCATGGCGGGTGAGGTATCCTCGGCGGCTCCGGCCGCCATCGACGTGAAGCGGCTGCGCGAGGCGCTGGGCAGGCGCTCTATCGTGCTCGTCGGGCTGATGGGCGCCGGCAAGTCCTCCATCGGCCGCCGCCTCGCTCACCGGCTGGGCCTGCCCTTCGTCGATGCCGACACCGAGATCGAGAAGGCGGCGGACCTGACGATCCCCGAGATCTTCGACAAGCACGGCGAGGCCTATTTCCGCTCCGGCGAGGTCCGTGTCGTCGCCCGCATCCTCGACGCGGGGCCGCAGGTGCTCGCCACCGGCGGCGGCGCCTACATGAACGCCGACACCCGCGCCCGCATCCGCGAGCGCGGCATCTCCATCTGGCTCAAGGCCGACCTCGACGTCTTGATGAAACGCGTCAAGCGGCGCGGCGACCGGCCGCTGCTCAAGGCCGACGACCCACAGGCGGTGCTGAAGCGGCTGATGGACGAGCGCTATCCCGTCTATGCCGAAGCCGCGCTCACCGTCCTCTCCCGCGAGGCGACCCACGAGGACGTGGTCGAGGACGT contains:
- the leuD gene encoding 3-isopropylmalate dehydratase small subunit, which translates into the protein MQKFTVLTGVAAPMRTINVDTDMIIPKQYLKTIKRTGLGKGLFSEARYKDDGSENPDFVLNKPAYRNAQILVAGDNFGCGSSREHAPWALLDFGIRCVISTSFADIFYNNCFKNGVLPIKVSPEDLEKLFEDADRGSNATLTVDLEAQEIRGPDGGTITFDIDPFRKHCLLNGLDDIGLTMVKEKSIDSFEKTVSTARPWL
- a CDS encoding SDR family oxidoreductase, which codes for MARWTTADMPAQHGRKALVTGTGGLGFETALALSRAGADVVIAGRNGAKGAEAVAAIRSALPSAAIRFERVDLASLASVADFARRFVGREERLDLLVNNAGVMVPPQRQVTVDGFELQLATNHLGHFALTAGLMPLLRRGREARVVSLSSIAARQGAIAFDDLNAERSYRPMQAYGQSKLACLMFALEFERRSRAGGWGIAGIAAHPGVARTDLLHNAPGRHSPMGLARSLLWFLFQPAAQGALPTLYAATSPAATGGGYYGPDRLNETRGHPTAATLPPPALDEEAAARLWTVSEDLTGTRF
- a CDS encoding TetR/AcrR family transcriptional regulator, with product MGDGDGAPGLRERKRRETAKRIVETAVGLFIRQGYDATTLDEIAAAAGISRRTVFNYFASKDDILLSLESETGDRLAARVLAEPDDKDPLEAVRDAIVAELARYPAGEMIAIDRLMRSNPAVQARKLASYVAHERTLFAVMREKWPAPEREPSLRLVAMMAIGALRLSLEAFGREGGARPVGDILRETFAALERRG
- a CDS encoding BolA family protein, which gives rise to MTVRDTITEKLTAAFAPTALEVIDESHHHEGHGGWREGGETHFRVRLVSAAFAGKSRVERHRMVNQTLDAELKGRVHALAMETKAPGE
- a CDS encoding M20 aminoacylase family protein — translated: MPIVNRISALHEEVTAWRRDIHEHPELQFEVHRTAGIVADKLREFGCDEVVPGIGRTGVVGIIRGRTNRSANVVGLRADMDALPLTEITGLPHASKVPGKMHACGHDGHTAMLLGAAKYLAETRNFDGTVAVIFQPAEEGEKGGEAMVLDGMMERFGIQEVYGMHNAPGLPVGQFAIRPGPMLAAVDNFRIHVEGKGGHAARPHQSIDTILVASHIVAAVQSIVARNVDPLKSAVISICAFNAGFTNNVIPQTAELRGTVRTHDAEVRDFIEVRLREVAERTAAVFGATATVEHERVVPATVNDPAHTPHAVAAAAAVVGEKAVNDDAPQIMGGEDFSYMLQARPGAFIMIGQGDTASVHHPAYDFNDEIIPIGMSYWAKLVETRMPA
- a CDS encoding ketopantoate reductase family protein, with product MKICIFGAGAVGGNAAARLIAAGDSEVSIVARGAHLAAIRDKGITLHSEGQTLGGKPFAATDDPATLPPQDLVVVTLKAHSLPAIAAPLKALLAPGAAALFFTNGVPWWWNHGIDEEGGSLPLLDPEGKLWRELGPESVLGGVVYSANAVTEPGLITHSAGNRWIIGEPTGDASPRADAAADVFRKAGLNGEVSTDIRKAMWEKLVLNIAANPLCALTRLPLGRWHEVPAIADLGVTLIRELLEVAKSLGWDLTHTVDPAASVPAKPGRPGGRPSMLQDAEAGRPMEVEAIVGQLQAFGRENGVATPAIDVVLPLLRALDASSREAMKI
- a CDS encoding NAD(P)/FAD-dependent oxidoreductase gives rise to the protein MGSCTAYFLKKELGYAGTVRVIERDPTYAQASTTLSAASIRQQFSTPENIRMSRFGIEVIRGLRERFGADADIGFREGGYLILASEGGRAVLEANWTTQVAEGSDILLLGPAELKARFPWLSTEDIALGAFGRTGEGWFDAAMLLDLFRKAARDAGAIYEKGDVASLTREGDRVTGAVMQDGSTRSCGTLVLAAGAWAGRLAAGIDVPLPVEPRKRTVFVVKCPETFPDMPLIVDPSGVWMRPERDLVIGGWGPGGGDPDPAAYGDFEPAHDEFEAHVWPAWATRIPAMEQLRQIRAWAGHYDFNTLDHNAIIGPHPGVAGLMFVNGFSGHGLQQAPAAGRALAELIVHGGWRSLDLSVFGFDRILRNAPVLELNVI
- a CDS encoding HpcH/HpaI aldolase/citrate lyase family protein, encoding MPIRPRRSVLYMPGSNARALEKARTLPADVVILDLEDAVAPDAKEIARGQVAQAVREGGFGPREVVVRLNGLDTAWGEGDLKALAPSGADVILLPKVSRPEDLLAAGKAIAAAGAPERTAVWAMMETPLAMLNAGAIAAAAADRTTRLSGFVMGTNDLAKETGARIVPGRAPMNAWLMTSLAAARAHGLAILDGVWNEIADEAGFARECAEARDMGFDGKTLIHPSQIAPCNAAFSPAEKEVAWARTIIAAFDQPENAAKGAIQVEGRMVERLHAEMARKLVAIADAIAARETAA
- a CDS encoding shikimate kinase translates to MAGEVSSAAPAAIDVKRLREALGRRSIVLVGLMGAGKSSIGRRLAHRLGLPFVDADTEIEKAADLTIPEIFDKHGEAYFRSGEVRVVARILDAGPQVLATGGGAYMNADTRARIRERGISIWLKADLDVLMKRVKRRGDRPLLKADDPQAVLKRLMDERYPVYAEAALTVLSREATHEDVVEDVIRALAAHILPPAERDAP